From a region of the Takifugu flavidus isolate HTHZ2018 chromosome 20, ASM371156v2, whole genome shotgun sequence genome:
- the LOC130517710 gene encoding microtubule nucleation factor SSNA1-like produces MTQQAAALQTYNNELVKCIEELHLKRDELNRQIRQEEEEKERLQHDIQVLSDKLSRVNESLSQRHAARAAFERTIAETETAYTKILESSQSLLCVLKKETGNLSKATEPRKKER; encoded by the exons ATGACCCAACAAGCCGCGGCTCTGCAGACCTACAACAACGAACTTGTCAAGT GCATTGAGGAACTGCACTTGAAGAGGGATGAGTTGAACCGTCAGATCAggcaagaggaagaggagaaggagcgacTGCAACACGACATCCAAGTCCTCTCTGACAAACTGAGCAGGGTCAATGAGAGCCTGTCACAAAGACACGCAGCCCGAGCTGCATTTGAACGCACCATTGCCGAAACGGAGACTGCATACACAAAG ataCTAGAGAGTTCCCAGTCCCTGCTTTGTGTCCTGAAGAAGGAAACTGGAAACTTGAGTAAAGCCACAGAGCCTCGGAAAAAGGAGCGTTGA